Proteins encoded together in one Microbacterium sp. ABRD28 window:
- a CDS encoding LacI family DNA-binding transcriptional regulator: protein MSTDATRAAATIEEVAAAAGVSRSTVSRVVNGSTAVSPSALESVRRAIAQLNYVPNRAARSLASRQTHAVALIVPEDTTRFFGDPFFAAIVSGINRRLSRSDYVLNLFIASDDPGDKTTSYLRSGSVDGAVVVSHHTSDTFLDRIASALPVVYGGRPPRLGPLDYYVDVDNLQGGKDAAAHLIAKGRRRIATITGSLTMAAGIDRLAGFREALAAEGLTEVAVEDGDFTTDGGMRAMERIVYSGVEFDGLFVASDLMAQGAVEVLRRTGRSVPDDVAVVGFDDSPIAVAVQPALTTMRQPSLQQGEQMAGVLLDLLAGRQPPHATILGTELVVRDST, encoded by the coding sequence ATGAGTACTGACGCCACGCGGGCTGCCGCGACCATCGAAGAGGTGGCCGCGGCCGCCGGTGTCTCCCGCTCCACGGTGTCGCGCGTGGTCAACGGGTCGACGGCCGTGAGCCCGTCCGCACTGGAGTCGGTGCGCCGCGCCATCGCCCAGCTGAACTACGTGCCCAATCGTGCTGCCCGCTCGCTCGCCAGCCGTCAGACCCACGCGGTGGCGCTCATCGTGCCCGAGGACACCACCCGCTTCTTCGGCGACCCGTTCTTCGCGGCGATCGTGTCGGGCATCAACCGTCGTCTCAGCCGCTCGGACTACGTCTTGAACCTGTTCATCGCCAGCGACGACCCCGGGGACAAGACGACGAGCTACCTGCGCAGCGGCTCGGTCGACGGGGCGGTCGTGGTCTCGCACCACACGAGCGACACGTTCCTCGACCGGATCGCCAGCGCTCTCCCGGTCGTGTACGGCGGCCGGCCGCCCCGGCTCGGACCCCTGGACTACTACGTCGACGTCGACAACCTGCAGGGCGGGAAGGATGCTGCGGCACACCTGATCGCGAAGGGGAGGCGTCGCATCGCGACGATCACGGGGTCGCTGACGATGGCGGCGGGCATCGACCGACTGGCAGGATTCCGCGAGGCACTGGCGGCCGAGGGGCTCACGGAGGTGGCCGTCGAGGACGGCGACTTCACGACCGACGGCGGAATGCGCGCGATGGAGCGCATCGTCTACAGCGGCGTGGAGTTCGACGGACTGTTCGTCGCGAGTGACCTCATGGCGCAGGGCGCCGTGGAGGTGCTGCGCCGCACCGGGCGCAGCGTTCCCGACGACGTCGCCGTCGTCGGCTTCGACGACTCGCCCATCGCCGTGGCGGTGCAGCCGGCGTTGACGACGATGCGTCAGCCCTCGCTGCAGCAGGGCGAGCAGATGGCGGGTGTGCTCCTCGACCTTCTGGCCGGTCGGCAACCGCCGCACGCGACCATCCTCGGCACCGAACTGGTGGTGCGCGACTCGACCTGA
- the purS gene encoding phosphoribosylformylglycinamidine synthase subunit PurS, with protein MPTIVVDVMPKAELLDPQGKAVAGALTRLGVDRFSGVRIGKRFELTVDGEVDDETLATARRIAAEVLSNDVIEDVVGVEVVE; from the coding sequence GTGCCCACCATCGTCGTCGACGTCATGCCCAAGGCCGAGCTGCTCGACCCGCAGGGGAAGGCCGTCGCCGGAGCCCTCACGCGGCTCGGCGTCGACCGCTTCTCGGGTGTGCGGATCGGCAAGCGTTTCGAATTGACCGTCGACGGGGAGGTCGATGACGAGACTCTCGCCACGGCCCGCCGCATCGCCGCCGAGGTGCTCTCCAACGACGTGATCGAAGACGTCGTCGGCGTGGAGGTCGTGGAGTGA
- a CDS encoding sugar ABC transporter permease produces MRRSVRSPFRQRLSKADQKASPYLYVAPFFLLFGVVGLFPLLYTLNVSLYDWDLLQGQGDFVGLGNFVEILNDRMFWNAVFNTISIFLLSAIPQLTIALIVAYLLDRGLRAPTFWRMSVLLPFVVTPVAVALIFSSIFSDVDGLANNLLNIFGIPDQQWKQDRFLSHLAIAIMVNFRWTGYNALILLAAMQAVPRDLYESAAIDGAGPVRRFFSITIPTIRPTLIFVIITATIGGLQIFAEPRLFDVSAAGGIGGSDRQFQTMVLFLWDLAFFRTNLGEASAVAWLLFLLIVLFGVLNFLIARRIATSDSRSDRRARRIARRQARTHGGVA; encoded by the coding sequence ATGCGCCGATCCGTCCGCTCCCCCTTCCGCCAGCGTCTGTCGAAGGCCGACCAGAAGGCCTCGCCCTACCTCTACGTCGCCCCGTTCTTCCTGCTGTTCGGCGTCGTCGGCCTCTTTCCGCTGCTCTACACGCTCAACGTCTCGCTGTACGACTGGGACCTGCTGCAGGGACAGGGCGACTTCGTGGGGCTCGGCAACTTCGTCGAGATCCTGAACGACCGGATGTTCTGGAACGCGGTGTTCAACACCATCAGCATCTTTCTCCTCTCGGCCATCCCGCAGCTCACGATCGCCCTCATCGTCGCGTACCTCCTCGACCGGGGCCTGCGCGCCCCGACCTTCTGGCGGATGAGCGTTCTCCTCCCGTTCGTGGTCACCCCGGTCGCGGTCGCGCTCATCTTCTCGAGCATCTTCAGCGACGTCGATGGGCTGGCGAACAACCTCCTCAACATCTTCGGCATCCCCGACCAGCAGTGGAAGCAGGACCGGTTCCTCAGCCATCTCGCGATCGCGATCATGGTCAACTTCCGGTGGACCGGTTACAACGCCCTCATCCTCCTCGCCGCCATGCAGGCGGTTCCGCGCGACCTGTACGAATCCGCCGCCATCGACGGCGCGGGTCCGGTGCGACGCTTCTTCTCGATCACCATCCCGACGATCCGCCCGACGTTGATCTTCGTCATCATCACGGCCACCATCGGCGGGCTGCAGATCTTCGCCGAACCGCGCCTGTTCGACGTCTCGGCCGCCGGCGGGATCGGCGGGAGCGACCGCCAGTTCCAGACCATGGTCCTCTTCCTCTGGGATCTCGCCTTCTTTCGCACGAACCTCGGTGAGGCGTCCGCCGTCGCGTGGCTGCTGTTCCTTCTGATCGTGCTGTTCGGCGTCCTCAACTTCCTGATCGCCCGTCGCATCGCGACATCCGACTCCCGATCCGACCGCAGAGCACGCCGCATCGCACGGCGTCAGGCCCGCACCCACGGAGGCGTCGCATGA
- a CDS encoding phosphoribosylaminoimidazolesuccinocarboxamide synthase, with amino-acid sequence MTLPSALPGWRHVYSGKVRDLYLPTDGPEDRMLVVASDRVSAFDHVLSPGIPGKGELLTQLSLWWFERLGVRNHLLEGEIPADVRGRTMLTRRLEMLPVECVVRGYLTGSGWAEYQQHGTVCDIPLPPGLGNGDRLPEPLFTPAYKAPLGEHDENISFDRTVDLVGRDRAVELRDASLDIYRRAAGIAEERGLILADTKFEFGVDDDGVLRLADEVLTSDSSRYWDGDAWASGTTPEERMASFDKQIVRDWLATHWDRTGAPPELPTEIVERTAARYRELIDRLTA; translated from the coding sequence GTGACCCTCCCCTCTGCGCTTCCCGGCTGGCGGCACGTCTACTCGGGCAAGGTGCGTGACCTGTACCTCCCGACCGACGGACCGGAAGACCGGATGCTGGTGGTCGCAAGCGACCGGGTGAGTGCGTTCGACCACGTGCTCTCCCCCGGCATCCCCGGCAAGGGCGAGCTGCTCACGCAGCTGAGCCTGTGGTGGTTCGAGCGCCTCGGGGTACGAAACCACCTCCTCGAGGGAGAGATCCCCGCGGATGTGCGCGGGCGGACCATGCTCACCCGGCGCCTGGAGATGCTGCCGGTGGAGTGCGTCGTCCGCGGCTACCTCACGGGGTCGGGCTGGGCCGAGTATCAGCAGCACGGCACGGTCTGCGACATCCCTCTTCCCCCGGGCCTCGGAAACGGCGACCGCCTGCCCGAGCCCCTCTTCACCCCCGCGTACAAGGCGCCGCTCGGCGAGCACGACGAGAACATCTCGTTCGACCGCACCGTCGACCTCGTCGGCCGTGACCGCGCCGTAGAGCTGCGCGACGCCTCGCTGGACATCTACCGCCGCGCTGCGGGTATCGCCGAAGAGCGGGGCCTCATCCTCGCCGACACCAAGTTCGAGTTCGGCGTCGACGACGACGGCGTGCTGCGTCTGGCCGACGAGGTGCTGACGAGCGACTCGTCTCGGTACTGGGACGGCGACGCCTGGGCGAGCGGCACCACGCCCGAGGAGCGGATGGCGAGCTTCGACAAGCAGATCGTGCGCGACTGGCTCGCTACGCACTGGGACCGCACCGGTGCCCCGCCCGAGCTCCCCACCGAGATCGTCGAACGCACTGCCGCGCGCTACCGTGAGCTGATCGACCGCCTCACCGCCTGA
- the purQ gene encoding phosphoribosylformylglycinamidine synthase subunit PurQ — MTARIGVITFPGSLDDVDARRAVRLAGGESVALWHGSHDLEGVDALILPGGFSYGDYLRAGAIAALAPIMSEVTDAARGGMPVLGICNGFQMLVEAHLLPGGLIRNAHQQFIRRDQRLRVESASTAWTSDFADGEEIVIPLKNADGGYIADADTLARIEGEGLVAFRYLGVNPNGSLNDIAGLRNERGNVVGLMPHPEHAVEEGFGPDTRVAMRSGVDGRRFFTSAIASLVAAA; from the coding sequence GTGACCGCCCGTATCGGCGTCATCACCTTCCCCGGGAGTCTCGACGACGTCGACGCCCGCCGCGCTGTGCGTCTGGCCGGCGGTGAGTCGGTCGCCCTCTGGCACGGCTCGCACGACCTCGAAGGCGTGGACGCCCTCATCCTCCCCGGTGGCTTCAGCTACGGCGACTACCTGCGTGCCGGGGCGATCGCCGCCCTCGCGCCCATCATGTCGGAGGTCACCGACGCCGCGCGGGGCGGGATGCCCGTGCTGGGCATCTGCAACGGCTTCCAGATGCTCGTCGAGGCGCACCTCCTCCCCGGCGGCCTCATCCGCAACGCCCACCAGCAGTTCATCCGCCGCGACCAGCGTCTTCGCGTCGAGAGCGCGTCGACGGCGTGGACATCCGACTTCGCCGACGGCGAAGAGATCGTCATCCCGCTGAAGAACGCCGACGGCGGCTACATCGCCGACGCCGACACCCTCGCGCGCATCGAGGGCGAGGGCCTCGTCGCCTTCCGCTACCTGGGCGTGAACCCCAACGGGTCGCTCAACGACATCGCGGGTCTGCGCAACGAGCGCGGCAACGTCGTGGGGCTCATGCCGCACCCCGAGCACGCCGTCGAGGAGGGCTTCGGCCCCGACACCCGCGTCGCGATGCGTTCGGGTGTCGATGGCCGCCGGTTCTTCACCTCGGCGATCGCGTCGCTCGTCGCCGCGGCCTGA
- a CDS encoding ABC transporter ATP-binding protein, producing the protein MQLTGLHKRFGEKVAVEALTLTVPTGSFYGLVGPNGAGKTTTLSMATGLLQPDAGQAFIHGVDVWRNPVEAKRMLGNLADGVKLFDRLTGEQLVTYTGMLFGLPHDEIARRTADLLSLLDMTEAGGVLVVDYSAGMTKKIALACALVHAPRVLVLDEPFESVDPVSAANIQDILTGYVATGGTVIVSSHSMDLVQRMCDHVAVVAGGRLLVAGTVDDVRAGQSLQDRFVELVGGRRHGEGPEWLRHS; encoded by the coding sequence ATGCAACTCACTGGTCTGCACAAGCGTTTCGGCGAGAAGGTCGCCGTCGAGGCACTCACCCTCACCGTGCCGACCGGGTCGTTCTACGGCTTGGTCGGACCCAACGGTGCCGGCAAGACGACCACGCTCTCCATGGCGACCGGGCTCCTGCAGCCCGACGCGGGACAGGCCTTCATCCACGGGGTCGACGTGTGGCGGAATCCGGTCGAGGCCAAGCGCATGCTCGGAAATCTCGCAGACGGGGTCAAGCTCTTCGACCGCCTCACCGGAGAGCAGCTGGTGACCTACACCGGCATGCTCTTCGGTCTGCCGCACGACGAGATCGCGCGTCGCACGGCTGACCTGCTGTCGCTCCTGGACATGACCGAGGCCGGCGGCGTGCTCGTCGTGGACTACTCCGCGGGCATGACGAAGAAGATCGCGCTGGCCTGTGCGCTCGTGCACGCCCCGCGCGTCCTCGTCCTCGACGAGCCGTTCGAGTCGGTCGACCCGGTGTCGGCGGCGAACATCCAGGACATCCTCACCGGCTACGTCGCCACCGGCGGCACCGTCATCGTCTCGAGCCACTCGATGGACCTCGTCCAGCGCATGTGCGATCACGTCGCCGTCGTCGCGGGCGGCCGCCTGCTCGTCGCGGGGACGGTCGACGATGTGCGCGCAGGCCAGTCGCTGCAGGACCGCTTCGTCGAACTGGTCGGCGGTCGCCGCCACGGGGAGGGGCCGGAATGGTTGCGACACTCCTGA
- a CDS encoding GH1 family beta-glucosidase, with protein sequence MTIDLTEDPRLDVTGARAFPPGFLFGAATAAYQIEGAAHEDGRRDSIWDAFSRVPGAVINGDNGDVACDHYHRYRDDVALMKEMGLQTYRFSTSWSRVRPDGGAVNPAGVDFYRRLVDELLDAGILPWLTLYHWDLPQALQERGGWANRDTADRFTEYALDMHDALGDRVNVWTTLNEPWCASFLSYTAGIHAPGHFSMTEGMLASHHLLLGHGQTVRELRARDASLTLGITLNLTVADPADPTAPADVDAARRIDGQFNRWFLDPLFRGEYPADILADFQKKDAAAVAVFTEAVQPGDLAAIGTPFDTLGVNYYHGELVGGTPPVVAPPRGDAPTDRVTTSPFPASDGIFWHDRELARTAMNWEVQPEGLTRLLKRTWDEYAEPAGVALYVTENGAAYDDEVIVDDGETRVPDAERTAFLRAHLGAVLDAAEAGVDVRGYFYWSLLDNYEWAWGYEKRFGIVRVDYDTQVRTVKDSGREYRRIIAARELDDVHPEVAS encoded by the coding sequence ATGACCATCGACCTCACCGAGGACCCTCGCCTCGACGTCACCGGCGCCCGCGCCTTCCCGCCCGGTTTCCTCTTCGGCGCCGCCACCGCGGCGTATCAGATCGAGGGTGCCGCGCACGAAGACGGACGACGCGACTCCATTTGGGACGCGTTCAGCCGTGTTCCCGGCGCCGTCATCAACGGCGACAACGGCGACGTGGCGTGCGACCACTACCACCGCTATCGCGACGACGTCGCGCTGATGAAGGAGATGGGCCTCCAGACCTATCGCTTCTCCACCTCCTGGTCGCGCGTGCGACCGGACGGCGGGGCGGTGAACCCCGCCGGCGTCGACTTCTACCGCCGCCTCGTCGACGAGCTGCTCGACGCCGGCATCCTCCCCTGGCTGACGCTCTACCACTGGGACCTTCCGCAGGCGCTGCAGGAACGGGGTGGCTGGGCGAACCGCGACACCGCCGACCGCTTCACCGAGTACGCGCTCGACATGCACGACGCACTCGGCGACCGGGTCAACGTCTGGACCACGCTCAACGAGCCGTGGTGCGCGTCGTTCCTCAGCTATACGGCGGGGATCCATGCCCCGGGGCACTTCAGCATGACCGAGGGCATGCTCGCCTCCCACCACCTGCTCCTCGGCCACGGTCAGACCGTGCGCGAGCTCCGCGCGCGTGATGCGTCGCTGACCCTCGGCATCACGCTGAACCTCACGGTGGCCGATCCCGCTGATCCGACCGCCCCGGCCGATGTCGACGCGGCACGTCGCATCGACGGACAGTTCAACCGCTGGTTCCTCGACCCCCTCTTCCGGGGGGAGTATCCGGCCGACATCCTCGCGGATTTCCAGAAGAAGGATGCCGCGGCCGTCGCCGTCTTCACCGAGGCTGTGCAGCCCGGAGACCTCGCCGCGATCGGCACGCCGTTCGACACCCTCGGGGTGAACTACTACCACGGTGAACTCGTGGGCGGGACGCCCCCGGTCGTCGCGCCGCCGCGCGGCGACGCTCCGACCGATCGCGTGACGACGTCGCCGTTCCCGGCATCCGACGGGATCTTCTGGCATGACCGGGAGCTCGCCCGCACCGCGATGAACTGGGAGGTGCAGCCCGAGGGGCTGACACGTCTGCTGAAGCGCACGTGGGACGAGTACGCCGAGCCGGCGGGCGTCGCACTCTACGTCACCGAGAACGGCGCGGCCTACGACGACGAGGTGATCGTCGACGACGGCGAGACGCGGGTCCCCGACGCCGAGCGGACGGCGTTCCTCCGGGCGCACCTGGGTGCGGTGCTGGACGCCGCCGAGGCAGGTGTCGATGTGCGCGGCTACTTCTACTGGTCGTTGCTGGACAACTACGAGTGGGCGTGGGGATATGAGAAGCGGTTCGGCATCGTCCGGGTCGACTACGACACCCAGGTGCGCACGGTGAAGGACTCCGGCCGGGAGTACCGCCGTATCATCGCAGCACGAGAGCTCGACGACGTCCACCCGGAGGTCGCGTCGTAG
- a CDS encoding DUF1761 domain-containing protein, which translates to MVPEINYWAVLIATASTLIVGSVFYAPKVFGTRWARLADVDMNRSGATAVIPILVTILVSFISAWVLAGATAIAWHFYGGGYLLAALGTAIILWAGFTAARIITHDAFEGRPSSLTVLTIGHELATFVVMALIIGVWPPAGTV; encoded by the coding sequence ATGGTTCCCGAGATCAACTACTGGGCGGTCCTCATCGCCACGGCCTCGACGCTCATCGTCGGATCGGTGTTCTATGCGCCGAAGGTGTTCGGCACGAGGTGGGCCCGACTGGCCGACGTCGACATGAACCGATCCGGTGCCACTGCCGTCATCCCGATCCTCGTCACGATCCTCGTGAGCTTCATCAGCGCGTGGGTGCTCGCCGGGGCGACCGCGATCGCGTGGCACTTCTACGGGGGCGGCTATCTCCTCGCGGCGCTCGGCACAGCGATCATCCTGTGGGCGGGGTTCACGGCCGCCCGGATCATCACGCACGACGCCTTCGAGGGGCGACCGTCATCGCTGACCGTGCTGACGATCGGCCACGAGCTGGCGACCTTCGTCGTGATGGCGCTGATCATCGGGGTCTGGCCGCCCGCCGGCACCGTCTGA
- a CDS encoding ABC transporter substrate-binding protein: MRKAAVAAAIASSTALVLAGCSSSGGDAAGGEAGEDITLTVTTFGTFGYDDLYTEYEEANPGITIEATNIDTGGNARTDAFTKIGAGSGLSDVVAVEEGWLGQIMGVSDQFVDLRDYGIEDRKSDWLEWKYDQATDPEGRVIGYGTDIGPQGICYNAPAFEAAGLPTDREEVATLLEGDWENYFDVGRQYSEATGNAWYDHSGFVWNAMVNQLPEGYYTTDGELNVVGNAELEERFELLGAATEDGLSAAQAAWDWNSGESFLDGTFATFICPGWMLGVMKGSIEGAGGDEDNGWDFANVFPGGPANWGGAFLTVPETSEHKEEAAKLADWLTQPAQQVKQSAAAGNFPSTVEAQETLAAEATPNPFFNDAPTGAILAERAVGVEAQYKGPEDSVIQENVFGPALKALDLGETDTQGAWQRALQLLNELVG; the protein is encoded by the coding sequence ATGCGCAAAGCGGCCGTCGCGGCTGCGATCGCATCATCCACCGCCCTCGTTCTCGCGGGCTGCAGCTCCTCCGGCGGCGACGCCGCAGGCGGCGAGGCCGGCGAGGACATCACCCTCACGGTCACCACCTTCGGCACGTTCGGCTACGACGACCTGTACACCGAGTACGAAGAGGCCAACCCCGGCATCACCATCGAGGCCACCAACATCGACACGGGCGGCAACGCCCGCACCGACGCCTTCACCAAGATCGGGGCGGGGTCGGGACTCTCCGACGTCGTCGCGGTCGAAGAGGGCTGGCTCGGTCAGATCATGGGCGTCTCCGACCAGTTCGTCGACCTGCGCGACTACGGCATCGAAGACCGCAAGAGCGACTGGCTCGAGTGGAAGTACGACCAGGCGACCGATCCCGAGGGCCGCGTCATCGGTTACGGCACCGACATCGGCCCGCAGGGCATCTGCTACAACGCACCCGCCTTCGAGGCGGCGGGTCTGCCCACCGACCGTGAAGAGGTCGCGACTCTTCTCGAGGGCGACTGGGAGAACTACTTCGACGTCGGCCGTCAGTACAGCGAGGCCACCGGGAACGCCTGGTACGACCACTCCGGCTTCGTCTGGAACGCCATGGTCAACCAGCTCCCCGAGGGCTACTACACCACCGACGGCGAGCTGAACGTCGTGGGCAACGCCGAGCTCGAAGAGCGGTTCGAGCTTCTGGGCGCGGCGACCGAGGACGGGCTTTCGGCGGCACAGGCGGCATGGGACTGGAACAGCGGCGAATCGTTCCTCGACGGGACGTTCGCGACGTTCATCTGCCCCGGGTGGATGCTGGGCGTCATGAAGGGCTCGATCGAGGGGGCCGGTGGCGATGAGGACAACGGATGGGACTTCGCCAACGTCTTCCCCGGTGGCCCGGCGAACTGGGGTGGCGCCTTCCTGACCGTTCCCGAGACGTCGGAGCACAAGGAAGAGGCGGCCAAGCTCGCGGACTGGCTCACCCAGCCGGCGCAGCAGGTGAAGCAGTCCGCCGCAGCGGGCAACTTCCCGAGCACCGTCGAGGCGCAGGAGACCCTGGCGGCGGAGGCGACTCCCAACCCGTTCTTCAACGACGCACCCACCGGCGCGATCCTCGCCGAGCGCGCCGTCGGCGTCGAAGCGCAGTACAAGGGCCCGGAGGACTCCGTCATCCAGGAGAACGTCTTCGGTCCCGCGCTGAAGGCGCTCGACCTGGGCGAGACCGACACGCAGGGTGCCTGGCAGCGGGCGCTCCAGCTGCTGAACGAACTGGTCGGCTGA
- a CDS encoding carbohydrate ABC transporter permease codes for MSVTIPEPLPAVQVETLDNDPPERPGRRRRGRETGNAGIGSRPGFLTYGLLAAFILGSVYPLWWSFVVASGTNATRGETLPLNPGGNFLANAARVLDAIPFWLALGNSIVISGVITVSVVTFSTIAGYAFAKLKFRGRNGLMLFVIATMAIPTQLGIIPLFMVMRELGWTGTIGAVIVPTLVTAFGVFFMRQYLVDVIPDELIEAARVDGAGQFRTFLTVGVPAARPAMAILGLFTFMTAWTDYLWPLIVLSPSNPTLQTALSQLQSGYYIDYSIVLAGAVMATIPLLILFVIAGKQLISGIMAGAVKG; via the coding sequence ATGAGTGTCACCATCCCCGAGCCCCTTCCCGCGGTGCAGGTCGAGACTCTCGACAACGATCCGCCGGAGCGACCCGGCAGACGCCGGCGCGGTCGCGAGACCGGCAACGCCGGCATCGGCAGCCGTCCGGGCTTCCTCACTTACGGCCTGCTCGCCGCCTTCATCCTCGGCAGCGTCTATCCGCTCTGGTGGTCGTTCGTCGTCGCCAGCGGCACGAACGCCACCCGGGGCGAGACGCTTCCGCTCAATCCCGGTGGCAACTTCCTCGCCAACGCCGCCCGTGTGCTCGACGCCATCCCGTTCTGGCTGGCGCTCGGAAACTCGATCGTGATCTCGGGTGTCATCACCGTCTCGGTCGTGACGTTCTCCACGATCGCCGGCTACGCCTTCGCCAAGCTGAAGTTCCGCGGCCGTAACGGGCTCATGCTCTTCGTCATCGCCACCATGGCGATCCCCACACAGCTCGGCATCATCCCGCTGTTCATGGTCATGCGCGAACTCGGCTGGACCGGCACGATCGGCGCAGTCATCGTGCCCACCCTCGTCACCGCGTTCGGGGTGTTCTTCATGCGCCAGTACCTCGTCGACGTCATCCCCGACGAGCTGATCGAGGCCGCCCGGGTGGACGGGGCCGGGCAGTTCCGCACCTTCCTCACCGTCGGGGTGCCCGCCGCGCGCCCGGCCATGGCGATCCTCGGGCTGTTCACCTTCATGACGGCCTGGACCGACTACCTGTGGCCTCTCATCGTGCTGAGCCCATCCAACCCGACCCTCCAGACGGCCCTCAGCCAGCTACAGTCGGGCTACTACATCGACTACTCGATCGTGCTCGCAGGCGCCGTGATGGCTACGATTCCGCTGTTGATCCTCTTCGTGATCGCGGGCAAGCAGCTCATCAGCGGGATCATGGCAGGAGCAGTGAAAGGCTGA
- a CDS encoding solute carrier family 23 protein translates to MPLWKLHGDGRTVAPGSVVGPQERLNWGATVALGIQHVIAMFGATFLVPVLTGFPVSTTLLFSGVGTLLFLLITRNRLPSYLGSSFAFIAPVTAATASQGMGSALAGIVAVGVLLAAVGVVVQLAGLGWIEKLMPPVVAGAIVALIGFNLAPVAWDSYQQQPVIATVTLTAVILFSVLFRGFLGRISIFLGVVVGYVVALLVGAVDFTAVGEAAWVGLPEFQIADFGSPGTWSVIAMFLPVVLVLIAENVGHVRGVATMTDASVNRSTGRALIADGAATTLAGFFGGSGTTTYGENIGVMAATRVYSTAAYWVAGATAILLSLSPKVGALFNSIPAGVLGGVTTALYGLIGIIGIKIWVDNRVDFSRPVNQYTAAVALVVAIAGFTLEWGDFQLGAIVLGTAAALVIYHLGNAVARWRRTGADDGGPLPAVGQLGGDPVER, encoded by the coding sequence ATGCCCCTCTGGAAGCTGCACGGAGACGGCCGCACCGTCGCGCCCGGAAGCGTCGTCGGCCCGCAGGAACGCCTCAACTGGGGAGCGACGGTCGCCCTCGGCATCCAGCACGTCATCGCGATGTTCGGTGCGACGTTCCTCGTGCCGGTGCTCACCGGCTTCCCGGTCTCGACCACGCTGCTCTTCTCCGGCGTCGGCACCCTGCTCTTCCTCCTCATCACGCGCAACCGTCTGCCCAGCTACCTGGGATCGTCGTTCGCCTTCATCGCCCCCGTCACCGCCGCCACCGCCTCGCAGGGCATGGGCTCGGCGCTGGCCGGCATCGTGGCCGTCGGAGTGCTGCTCGCCGCGGTCGGCGTCGTGGTGCAGCTCGCCGGTCTCGGATGGATCGAGAAGCTGATGCCGCCGGTCGTGGCCGGAGCCATCGTCGCCCTCATCGGCTTCAACCTCGCCCCGGTGGCGTGGGACAGCTACCAGCAGCAGCCGGTGATCGCGACGGTGACCCTGACCGCCGTCATCCTCTTCAGTGTGCTGTTCCGCGGCTTCCTCGGGCGCATCTCGATCTTCCTCGGCGTCGTCGTGGGGTACGTCGTCGCCCTCCTCGTGGGCGCCGTCGACTTCACCGCCGTCGGTGAGGCCGCATGGGTGGGCCTCCCCGAGTTCCAGATCGCCGACTTCGGCTCCCCCGGCACCTGGAGCGTCATCGCGATGTTCCTGCCCGTCGTGCTGGTGCTCATCGCCGAGAACGTCGGGCACGTCCGCGGCGTGGCGACGATGACGGATGCCTCGGTGAACCGCTCGACCGGGCGCGCCCTCATCGCCGATGGCGCCGCCACCACGCTCGCGGGGTTCTTCGGCGGTTCGGGCACGACGACCTACGGCGAGAACATCGGCGTGATGGCGGCGACGCGGGTGTACTCCACCGCCGCGTACTGGGTGGCCGGAGCCACCGCCATCCTGCTCAGCCTGTCGCCCAAGGTCGGGGCGCTGTTCAACTCGATCCCCGCGGGGGTGCTCGGTGGCGTCACCACCGCCCTGTACGGGCTGATCGGCATCATCGGCATCAAGATCTGGGTCGACAACCGCGTGGACTTCTCCCGGCCCGTCAATCAGTACACCGCGGCCGTCGCCCTGGTCGTCGCCATCGCCGGGTTCACCCTCGAGTGGGGCGATTTCCAGCTCGGGGCGATCGTGCTGGGCACGGCCGCAGCGCTCGTGATCTATCACCTCGGCAACGCCGTCGCCCGGTGGCGGCGGACGGGCGCCGACGACGGCGGCCCGCTTCCGGCGGTGGGACAGCTCGGCGGCGACCCCGTCGAACGCTGA